TTTTCAATGGTACGCGTCTTCATGCCCCACGCCTTTAGTTTCATGGTAATTCAAATCTTTCAAATGAATGGTTTGGTTTTGGTAGCTTTTAACTTTCACCTAGCAGGAAGTACTGATGTGGAATTTCATTAGTGAAGATGTCAGATGGGTCCCCATTTACATCTTACAAATAAATGCCTTGTTCATTCATCATTCATCTCCTGGGACTTTGTGTTAACCTCCCAAACCCTTACTAATTTCATGATtctcaattatttcaaaattaatgcTCCATAACGTCCCATGGACCCTATGTAAGATTCAACTTCATTTACACACAATATTATTCGTTTTAACTCCCACGAACTAAACTATTCTGGAGGTCACCAATCCTAATACTACTTTTACAGAAACACGCTTAACTGTGGAGTTTTAATGGATTCATTACCATCAAGGTTTTAAAACGTGTTGTTATCATGAAgtgtgtaagtatacatataagtacATATCCATCTTCATACTCAGACGATGTGAGATgccacaatcaccccctcttaggacccagcatTCTCGTTGGCGACCCTCATAGAATTAACTCATTCTTGGGGTCTCAGCGAGTGCCCGCTAGCAACTTTCATAGGCGGCTTATGCACATTCTCTCATCTCAGGCTGGGTGGGATGCCACAATCACCCCCTTTTAGGACTTAATGTTCTCGTTGGCGACTCTCATGGGATTaacccattcttggcgtccaaGTGAGTGCCCACTATCAACCTTCTTGGGCTTGTGCACGTTCTCCAATCTCAGGCTGGGTAATAGTTTTGATACAATTTGTAACATTCCACTCCATTGACATataatattgtccacttttCACTCCTCAAGACCAAACTTTCCAAAATGATActcatcctggtactactctcaCAGAAGCACGCTTAATTGCGGAGTTTTGATGGGTTCATTGCCATCACGACTTTAAAATGCGTTATTGTCatgaagggtgtaagtatacatataagcacatttCAATCTCCATACCTGGGCGATATGGGACTGGGATGCCACACCCTAAACTAGAACAACATCGGAGTTATTCTCCCCTGGCTTTCTCGGTAGCTTTATTACTTACCTTCTCTCTTTTCTGCAAGTGCAATAAGTTATTCGTGTTCGGCACAagaaaattgttctaacaaCTAATTAGTAAGAAATAATAGCACAAATGTACCAAATTCTTTTTCTAAGTAACTAACGAAATGATGCAAGGCCAATTTAACAATATAATGCGCCGTTGTTAGCCCTACATCGAAAAGATGAATTGTTTGAATGCAACTTtgactaaatatttttttataagaaataaaatatataaaattaacattttttcttgAATCGTTACAAATGATCAGCAAGCAATCAAATTGCAAATGCCGGTACTATTTTTCTACATTTgtcctttctttctttaattctacagttttttttttttgttcaagttgCATATTCTGGAAAAACCTACAACATGGCACAATTATGATATCCTTTTTACCTAGTCCAGTAGCCTCATCCATTTGGTAGTGTAGATCCTAATTTTATCCTAATTTTACCATCAGATCACCCATAATATTTTACCCGAAGCAGTAGTCAAACTAGGAGTGAcatgtaaagaaagaaaataatgctTAAGGTCCCTACCGCCTTAAATGATCAGCCGGGCCCCTTGATGTTATTGACGTCGGTTTCATCTGTAGATGATGTGAATAAAATTGCAACTGAACAAGAGATAAACATCGTTTGGGTAGGCAGAAAGGTTTAACGCATGGTTCGATAATTTGTAACCACAAATGTTTAGTTCTTTGTATCGAAACTCGCTCCGTTTATGTAGCCTTGATTCGTTCTACCATTTATACATAGAGATCttcaaatgagaaagaaaaatggaagatATAGGCTTGTATTTGTTAGAAGCAAATATGCAGTATTTTAGCAGCAAAGAAGGCAGATGGTCTACAGTTCCTGTCTGATATTAGTTTGGTCTAATGTAAAATCATTACAAGAGCCTTTTGATTATCAACAAACTGATACTAATAGTCAAAAGAAATTACACCCATTTGGAAAGCAAGGAATTTTATTCATCATCATGGCATACTTGATGTGATGATTTGAATGGCCCACCAAATGTTCAAATGTGCTGTTTTAACTTTTACTCCACTTCATAGTGGTACAGCACCATTAGCTCATTTTTCCTGACTGCTActgtacaaaaataaacatagaaTATAAGGTAAGTAACACCCCCTCCCTATCTAGAACCCAGAATGAAGTTTATTCCCAAATTGGAACCATTGTTTCAAACatgaaagtaaaataaaaataaaaaaagaaggaaaaaatgaaaagaaagaggaCAAAATGGTGACCAGAATGAAGTTGGATTCCCTCTCTTCAAAATcagagaaaagaacaaaagagaTTCTGCACTCATTTGCCTAGTTTTCAATCCTAATCTTATTCTTCTTTGTATTAGCGTATCAGTCTTTGTATTCACTAGACTCTATACCCGAAgacacttttctctctctctctttctctctcaagttttgggaaaattaaaaaactcttttgACCACAGGCTGTTATGGGTTAGACTTGGAAAAGCACAACCCCACCAGGAGGCAGGGTCTATTTTAATCTGCTCGTGCTTGAATTTTCTTTGGTGTCAGAACAGAAAACCAAGACAATGCACCAGTCTCCCGGACAGAGATAgtgagtgtgagagagagagggagagagaaagggtttgtttatttataatttatatgctGTAAAATGCTGAGGAAGTGAGCACGAAGTTGGGATTTTTCTTGGAGGAGTGGTTTTTGAGTTTTGTATGGACATGAAGAGAGATTCAGTTCCATggacaaaacaaagaaaagagcCATCTTGTGAGATTCATCACACAACAGGACAACCCCAATGCATACAAGCACAAATTGTTGCaccaaagaaaacaacaacacAAGAACATTCCTCTAAACTTGCTTCACCTGCTTCCTACAACACTCCTTCCATCATTCCCATGCTTCTTGTTGCTTTCCTTCTTGTAGCTTCCCTGCTTAGCCCTGTCCTGCCAACCCCCATTGTGTCAGATTCCGGCCACTCTCCACCGGCCAACCAATCTTTTCACCCGGGTTCAGAGTTGCACAAGCTGAGGAGGGTCAGAGCTTATCTCAGGAAGATCAACAAGCCAGCAGTGAAGACAATTCAGGCATTTATATACCTTTGACTTTCATGGtatatttttgttgtgtttgaGGCTTAGCGATCTgagttttcttgttttcttgctgCAGAGCCCTGATGGTGATGTTATAGACTGCGTGCTATCTCATCTCCAACCATCTTTTGATCATCCAGAGCTCAAAGGACAAAAACCATTGGTAatttcacattttgtttttttttttagtttccaTCAAGATCACTGAAACTCAAACAAGCAAAGAGCAGAAATTTGCAAATGGGTATCTCAACATTGCATAAAcagtttatttttcttggatttgtttttgataatttgagagtAAAAGGCTTCAGTGCAACAGGATCCACCCCAGAGGCCAAAAGGCCATGACACTACAGACACAGTTGCAGAGAGCTCTCAGCTATGGACAGAATCTGGTGAATCATGCCCAGAGGGAACTGTTCCAATTAGAAGAACTACAGAAAAGGATGTTTTAAGAGCAAGTTCAATTGGAAGATATGGGAGAAAACCAAGACGAGTGCGGAGAGACTCTTCAGGCAGTGGTCATGAGGTTAGTATTCTAAAGCAAAATTGAATATAAACAGTTACCGTTACTgcttgagcatttttttttccttaagctGAAAGGTGAATCTGTTATGTCATTTCCGTTCTTTCTCATTCCTATAACCACTGCACCAAAAAGGCTAGTTTCTAGCAAAAAGGCCAATTTCCCTTCCTACATTCACTGCAATCAAACAGGGGATTCTGGTAAATAAGAACAGGGAGAAGGCAATTGTAAAAATTGGCTTTTTGTCACAACAGAGTACTCTGTTTTAAGTTATAGCGGATTCATATGTTAATAGGAATGTAATTCAGAAAATGGGTTTGCTTATCTATATTTTTCAGTATCCAAGTGCTGATAATTTCCTTATTGCAGCATGCAGTTTTGTTTGCAAATGGAGATCAGTACTATGGAGCAAAAGCAAGTGTAAACGTGTGGGCGCCCAGTGTAGTTGATGAATATGAATTCAGCTTGTCACAAATATGGGTCATTTCTGGTTCTTTTGGTCACGATCTAAATACCATTGAAGCTGGTTGGCAGGCAAGTTTATCATTGTCTAATTCCATACATATTCTTTATGAACAATATATTGAACTTTCCCATGTAAGTTGTAGAAActtccaaacaaattttatgCACCCATGCAAGATACATCTTTTCTTTTGAACTCAGTGAAGTTTTGTACATATGCCACTTAATTAATTCCTTGGTATCAGAAAGATTTTCTATAGTGGTCGTTAACTCATCCAAAACTCAAGATGTTTGCTCTGATACGATGTGAAATTGGACaagaaaaaatagatttaatcatttaatttatattctaacatcgaTTTTTATGATATTGCAACCATAATTCTTCAGGTTAGCCCTGAGCTATATGGAGACAACAACCCAAGATTCTTCACTTATTGGACAGTGAGTACTATGTAGCTCTGTTTCCTGTTATATATTTAGAGACAAATTGCTAGTGCTAATTGGAGATGCAATTTCAATCACAGACGGATGCATACCAAGCAACTGGGTGTTACAACTTACTCTGCTCTGGCTTTGTTCAAACCAACAACAGGGTTGCTATTGGAGCAGCAATCTCTCCAAGGTCCTCCTACAATGGCAGACAATTTGATATTGGCTTAATGGTTTGGAAGGTATGTTTTAGTTGACAAATGatagaattaaattaaatcaaaataatgAAAGTCCCATTTGTTATATTGAGATCTACTGTTACTTGGTAAACTTCATAGTTGGCATAAATTCTGATTAATAAACTGAGAAGCAAAATATCCTTTCTTAACATAGTtgtttcttgccatttttttcttcctcctattTTAGAGTTA
This genomic interval from Corylus avellana chromosome ca3, CavTom2PMs-1.0 contains the following:
- the LOC132174646 gene encoding protein neprosin produces the protein MDMKRDSVPWTKQRKEPSCEIHHTTGQPQCIQAQIVAPKKTTTQEHSSKLASPASYNTPSIIPMLLVAFLLVASLLSPVLPTPIVSDSGHSPPANQSFHPGSELHKLRRVRAYLRKINKPAVKTIQSPDGDVIDCVLSHLQPSFDHPELKGQKPLDPPQRPKGHDTTDTVAESSQLWTESGESCPEGTVPIRRTTEKDVLRASSIGRYGRKPRRVRRDSSGSGHEHAVLFANGDQYYGAKASVNVWAPSVVDEYEFSLSQIWVISGSFGHDLNTIEAGWQVSPELYGDNNPRFFTYWTTDAYQATGCYNLLCSGFVQTNNRVAIGAAISPRSSYNGRQFDIGLMVWKDPKHGHWWLEFGSGLLVGYWPAFLFSHLRSHASMIQFGGEIVNSRSSGFHTSTQMGSGHFAEEGFGKASYFRNLQVVDWDNNLLPLTNIHLLADHPSCYDIRQGKNNVWGTYFYYGGPGRNVRCP